In the Nitrospirales bacterium LBB_01 genome, one interval contains:
- a CDS encoding ABC transporter ATP-binding protein: protein MRALTDVSFEVFRGEFVVFKGPSGSGKTTLLGQIGCMSRPTSGKIIVGQRDVAKLPERFLTEIRRSTFGFIFQQFNLIKGITVLENVMLPLYPLIMPYSEIKERANNVLEQLNIIHKKDFKTKQLSGGEQQRVAIARALINNPEIILADEPTAHLDTKLSNDFLEIIHTLNHQGKTIIIASHDPLVYDSPHVMKTVEMRDGLLKEVVIR, encoded by the coding sequence ATGAGGGCGCTTACGGATGTATCTTTTGAGGTATTCAGAGGAGAGTTTGTAGTGTTTAAGGGCCCGAGCGGCTCAGGTAAGACTACGCTTTTAGGTCAAATCGGCTGCATGTCCCGTCCAACTTCAGGGAAAATCATAGTGGGACAAAGAGATGTGGCAAAACTCCCTGAGCGGTTTCTTACAGAGATACGGCGAAGTACTTTCGGTTTTATATTCCAGCAATTTAACCTTATAAAAGGTATCACTGTGCTTGAAAATGTGATGCTTCCTCTGTATCCTCTCATCATGCCATACTCTGAGATAAAAGAGCGCGCTAATAATGTGTTAGAGCAGCTAAATATAATTCACAAAAAGGACTTTAAAACAAAACAACTCTCAGGCGGTGAGCAGCAGCGGGTAGCCATTGCTCGGGCATTAATAAATAACCCAGAAATCATCCTTGCCGATGAGCCAACTGCTCACCTTGACACTAAACTATCCAATGATTTTCTTGAAATCATACACACTCTTAACCATCAGGGGAAAACTATTATAATCGCCTCCCATGATCCCCTTGTCTATGATTCACCGCATGTGATGAAAACAGTGGAAATGAGAGATGGATTACTCAAAGAGGTTGTAATAAGGTGA
- a CDS encoding FtsX-like permease family protein: MADWGHNKILEYAISSLIRKKYKNLAIIVVFSIIIAIISSILFLTNAFKVEAMNVFYESPEIIVQRLSVGRHDLIPLSYVDTISSIAGVGKVLPRYWGYYYDSLTRANYTVMGLTKELPTLKLLNGKLPQGTGECAVGKGVAELRKLNFNDTMFLAIGEGKSISLKTVGIFDSTSAMLTNDLIIMDKDDLITFFDIPKDRATDLVVEVYNDTEIQTVARKIARAFPDTRIILKGDIIRTYDSVFNWRGGMIVTMFFGALLAFAIFVWDKATGLSAREKQEIGILKAIGWETSDVLKLKFWEGTVVSLVSFLTGLIFAYIHVFLFGAVLFGPVLKGWSVLFPPFQPIPYINIYHVFSIFFLTVVPYVVSTVVPSWKAAITDPDTIMRM; encoded by the coding sequence ATGGCAGACTGGGGACACAATAAGATACTTGAATATGCAATTTCCTCCTTGATTAGGAAAAAATATAAAAACCTCGCCATAATTGTAGTCTTTAGTATAATAATTGCCATAATAAGCTCCATACTGTTTCTTACCAATGCGTTTAAAGTGGAGGCAATGAACGTTTTTTACGAATCACCTGAGATAATTGTTCAAAGACTTTCTGTGGGCAGACATGATTTAATACCGCTCAGTTATGTTGATACAATTTCCTCAATTGCCGGCGTTGGTAAGGTGCTACCCCGATACTGGGGTTACTACTATGACTCACTTACTCGTGCTAATTATACAGTCATGGGTCTTACAAAGGAGCTGCCAACTCTTAAACTTCTAAACGGTAAACTTCCGCAGGGAACGGGAGAGTGTGCCGTGGGTAAAGGTGTGGCAGAGCTTAGAAAATTAAACTTTAACGACACCATGTTTCTTGCTATAGGCGAGGGTAAGAGTATCTCGCTTAAAACCGTTGGGATTTTTGACAGCACATCGGCAATGCTTACCAATGACCTGATAATTATGGACAAAGACGATCTGATTACTTTCTTTGATATTCCCAAAGACCGTGCCACAGATTTAGTCGTGGAGGTCTATAACGATACGGAAATTCAAACGGTCGCCCGGAAAATAGCAAGAGCCTTTCCTGACACTCGAATTATACTCAAAGGCGACATAATTCGTACCTATGACAGCGTGTTTAACTGGCGCGGGGGAATGATTGTCACGATGTTTTTTGGAGCGCTGCTTGCGTTTGCTATATTTGTGTGGGATAAGGCAACCGGTCTAAGTGCTCGAGAAAAACAGGAGATAGGTATTCTTAAAGCTATCGGCTGGGAAACCTCTGACGTGCTTAAGTTAAAATTCTGGGAGGGCACGGTGGTCTCCCTTGTGTCATTTCTTACAGGGCTTATATTTGCCTACATTCATGTGTTTTTATTTGGAGCGGTACTTTTTGGCCCGGTGCTTAAAGGATGGTCGGTTCTATTTCCGCCTTTTCAACCAATTCCGTATATTAACATCTATCATGTGTTTTCAATTTTCTTTCTGACAGTTGTCCCCTATGTGGTAAGCACTGTGGTGCCCTCATGGAAAGCTGCGATAACTGACCCCGATACAATTATGAGGATGTAG
- a CDS encoding CHASE2 domain-containing protein — protein MIIHLRYKYFFLLSFLIAYFVSDVSFIIREYLPIIDDYLYGRRFPTMSKSTTPILIVEIDDETVKRYGYLPYKRSSYGEVISRILEGKPKVLGIDIFFYKIRDLNDDIKLVKILENAKSNVVLAYEKDELDRLLLNQLSYKTAYRNNDNVTLANAKVTHVSYNNESFAIDVNTDTYKGKDYLPFPFEVVSKYLGGKAIHSFYKNLSYHYTLINYTDRKFPSIPFWKVKDTEPAVFKDKIVLIAATSLPLGDIHQTPISKKTPGTYILAYTIDMLLNGNFIVPIDENHQKALTFLAAFVTSLIALTLKRLPAFFVTIFSIIAIKLVTDMLFHDYLIYMYFVPFLFALLITHLIVIVYTNTLKSVC, from the coding sequence ATGATAATTCATTTAAGATATAAATATTTTTTTCTGTTATCTTTTTTAATAGCATATTTTGTATCTGATGTTTCATTTATAATCAGAGAATATCTTCCTATCATAGACGATTACCTTTATGGCAGGCGGTTTCCAACTATGAGTAAGAGCACAACCCCGATACTCATTGTCGAAATAGATGACGAAACTGTTAAGCGATATGGTTATTTGCCATATAAGCGTTCTTCATATGGCGAGGTTATTTCAAGGATTCTTGAAGGGAAACCAAAAGTCCTTGGTATAGATATTTTTTTCTATAAGATTAGAGACCTTAATGACGATATCAAACTTGTTAAAATACTTGAAAATGCAAAATCTAACGTAGTACTTGCCTATGAAAAAGATGAATTGGACAGATTACTATTAAATCAGCTTAGCTATAAAACAGCCTATAGAAACAATGACAACGTTACCCTTGCAAACGCTAAAGTAACACATGTTTCCTATAATAACGAATCTTTTGCTATAGATGTGAATACCGATACTTACAAAGGTAAAGACTATCTGCCATTTCCTTTTGAGGTAGTAAGTAAATATCTTGGCGGCAAAGCTATCCATTCGTTTTATAAAAATCTTTCATACCATTATACATTAATTAATTATACCGACAGGAAATTCCCCTCGATACCATTTTGGAAAGTTAAAGACACAGAGCCAGCAGTTTTTAAAGATAAAATAGTGTTGATTGCGGCAACTTCACTCCCTTTAGGCGATATACACCAAACTCCAATCTCAAAAAAGACGCCCGGCACGTACATTCTTGCTTATACAATAGATATGCTGCTTAACGGAAATTTCATCGTCCCGATAGATGAAAATCACCAGAAAGCTCTGACATTTTTAGCAGCTTTCGTAACTTCATTAATAGCGCTAACTTTAAAAAGATTACCGGCTTTTTTTGTAACAATTTTTTCCATCATAGCGATAAAGCTTGTAACGGATATGTTGTTTCATGATTACCTGATATACATGTATTTTGTGCCTTTTTTGTTTGCCCTTCTAATTACACATCTAATTGTTATAGTTTATACAAACACCTTGAAATCAGTATGTTGA
- a CDS encoding nitrous oxide reductase accessory protein NosL: MPVWAHDAKKPGANDKCAVCGMLVKPFPKWAAQIVFKDGTYVYFDGPKDMLKFYFDVAKYNKHKTQADISDIYVTEYYSAKTVKADSVVFVIGSNVEGPMGTEVVPVSEGKVKGFMLDHKGDKTLKFSEITAADIPGMSMHDDSMKKH, encoded by the coding sequence ATGCCTGTTTGGGCGCATGATGCTAAAAAACCAGGCGCTAACGATAAGTGTGCTGTATGCGGTATGCTCGTTAAGCCGTTCCCAAAATGGGCAGCTCAGATAGTGTTTAAAGACGGAACCTATGTGTATTTTGACGGTCCAAAGGATATGCTCAAATTCTACTTTGATGTTGCTAAATACAACAAGCACAAGACTCAGGCTGATATATCCGACATATACGTGACCGAGTACTATAGTGCAAAGACCGTGAAGGCAGACTCGGTAGTCTTTGTGATTGGAAGCAACGTCGAGGGCCCTATGGGAACTGAGGTAGTGCCTGTTTCTGAGGGTAAAGTAAAAGGGTTTATGCTTGACCATAAGGGTGATAAGACGCTTAAATTTAGCGAGATAACAGCGGCTGATATACCTGGTATGTCAATGCACGATGACAGTATGAAAAAACATTAA
- a CDS encoding GAF domain-containing sensor histidine kinase, which translates to MMNCPECGHTHELQKYRLGTEVYCNCGKAMIEVQNQKKEYHGRRKSDQKLHLKDMELQGLIETSHIIHSSTRDLKKLLLMIVKVTNAMMAVEGTSIVLVEPGTKELVFHSVCGNKSTKLINFRIKWAEGIVGKCIVNEKPIIVNNVIMDANFCSSADDTSGFITRSTLCVPLMVEDKCLGALQMVNKKNPGGFDDYDKLLSTSISSQVAVAMHNFQLIEESLQAERMASIGQAITGISHCVKNMLNGLKGGLYILNSEIKKLDATSGLKGYNMLEKNISRLTDLVNDMLTYSKDRHPEYTSANVNDIAESIVHLMEGKAQELGLKIVFQPGDRMQDIRIDQKGIYRSVLNLVSNALEASAHKKDATVEITTKDCGKEILIGIKDEGCGMDKKTLENIFKPFFSTKGSKGTGLGLSVTQKIVSENGGRIEVLSEIGKGSTFNIYLPNRTV; encoded by the coding sequence GTGATGAACTGTCCCGAGTGCGGTCATACGCATGAGTTGCAAAAATATCGTCTTGGTACGGAGGTGTACTGTAATTGCGGCAAAGCCATGATAGAAGTCCAAAACCAAAAAAAAGAATATCACGGCAGACGCAAATCCGATCAAAAACTTCACCTTAAAGATATGGAACTCCAAGGACTTATAGAGACATCTCATATTATTCACTCCTCAACACGCGACCTGAAAAAACTTCTTCTTATGATTGTAAAGGTTACTAATGCCATGATGGCTGTGGAGGGAACCAGTATTGTTTTAGTAGAACCTGGAACTAAAGAGTTGGTGTTTCACTCCGTCTGTGGAAATAAGTCCACCAAGCTGATTAATTTCAGGATAAAGTGGGCTGAGGGGATAGTCGGAAAGTGTATAGTCAATGAGAAACCGATAATTGTAAACAATGTCATAATGGATGCGAATTTTTGCAGCAGCGCTGACGACACAAGCGGCTTCATCACCCGTTCCACGTTGTGTGTGCCTCTTATGGTGGAGGATAAGTGCCTGGGAGCGCTTCAAATGGTTAACAAGAAAAATCCCGGCGGTTTTGACGATTATGATAAACTCCTTTCAACTTCAATCAGCAGTCAGGTGGCTGTTGCGATGCATAATTTTCAACTGATAGAGGAATCACTGCAGGCTGAGCGAATGGCAAGCATAGGGCAGGCGATAACAGGAATTTCCCACTGTGTGAAAAATATGCTGAATGGTCTTAAGGGCGGCTTGTATATTCTCAATTCAGAAATTAAAAAACTTGACGCCACCTCTGGCTTAAAAGGCTACAATATGCTGGAAAAAAATATAAGCAGATTAACTGACCTTGTAAACGACATGCTTACATATTCGAAAGATAGACATCCAGAGTACACATCGGCAAATGTAAACGATATTGCAGAGTCTATCGTTCATTTGATGGAGGGAAAGGCACAAGAGCTGGGTCTAAAGATAGTATTTCAACCTGGGGACAGGATGCAAGATATTCGAATAGATCAAAAAGGTATATATCGCTCAGTTTTAAATCTGGTATCAAACGCACTTGAGGCAAGCGCTCACAAAAAAGATGCAACTGTGGAAATCACTACAAAAGACTGTGGAAAAGAAATCCTGATAGGCATAAAAGATGAAGGGTGCGGTATGGATAAAAAAACGTTGGAAAACATTTTCAAGCCTTTTTTCAGCACCAAAGGCTCTAAAGGAACAGGTCTGGGGCTTTCTGTAACACAGAAGATTGTTTCTGAAAACGGAGGACGTATTGAGGTGCTCTCGGAAATTGGTAAGGGAAGCACTTTTAATATATATTTACCAAACAGAACAGTTTAA
- a CDS encoding response regulator has translation MSKHILVVDDEEDTRDYLSAVLIENGYSVTVAENGNEGFQKAKAEKPSLVVSDIMMPEKTGIGLLQELRNDKDLKDIPIIMLSAIKRFMEQAREETNNVEILKQMETLLDNPGSKLEKFFLRFHSFRKMLLIDRDGMIEQFRKGNLPLMGIPVLPDVFLDKPVDPEEFIHAVTKLIGQAS, from the coding sequence ATGAGCAAGCACATTTTGGTTGTGGACGATGAGGAGGACACGAGGGATTATTTGTCCGCTGTTCTTATAGAAAACGGCTATAGTGTTACTGTTGCTGAAAACGGCAATGAGGGATTTCAGAAGGCAAAAGCTGAGAAACCGTCTCTTGTCGTAAGTGATATAATGATGCCCGAGAAAACCGGCATTGGTTTGCTGCAAGAGTTACGTAACGATAAAGATTTAAAAGACATTCCAATTATAATGCTAAGCGCAATTAAACGATTTATGGAACAAGCGCGCGAGGAAACCAACAATGTGGAAATTTTAAAACAAATGGAAACTCTGTTGGATAACCCCGGCAGCAAGTTAGAGAAGTTCTTTTTACGTTTCCACTCATTCCGCAAAATGCTGCTTATTGACAGAGACGGAATGATAGAACAGTTCCGTAAGGGAAACTTGCCATTAATGGGTATTCCGGTGCTTCCTGACGTGTTTTTGGATAAACCCGTAGATCCGGAGGAGTTTATTCATGCAGTGACTAAACTGATTGGGCAAGCCTCGTAA
- a CDS encoding flagellar protein FlaG, whose protein sequence is MNIKGYVINPTALAQTAVRMAANLSGTNTAGSGAAEVSNASPPSLNNNTIVDTVNISPAGKTSGDSTGDTKPLKKQQDAKGKDVQESLATASKAYYSVENDTNRVVIKIVDNKGNVVKQIPPEDYLKAAKLMNMTTQELFYTKA, encoded by the coding sequence ATGAATATAAAAGGATATGTCATAAACCCAACTGCGTTGGCACAGACGGCAGTGAGGATGGCCGCAAATCTTTCAGGGACGAACACTGCGGGCAGCGGTGCAGCCGAAGTCAGCAATGCCTCACCTCCGTCACTAAACAACAATACCATCGTAGATACTGTCAATATCTCACCGGCCGGCAAGACATCCGGGGACTCCACCGGTGACACAAAGCCACTGAAGAAACAACAGGATGCAAAGGGGAAGGATGTGCAGGAATCCCTTGCCACAGCCAGCAAGGCATACTATTCCGTGGAAAACGATACCAACAGAGTTGTCATCAAGATAGTGGACAACAAGGGTAATGTTGTTAAGCAGATACCCCCTGAGGATTATCTCAAGGCGGCCAAACTCATGAATATGACGACTCAGGAGCTCTTTTACACGAAGGCATGA
- a CDS encoding ABC transporter permease: MFKYLSKKTFEILITFLGITVISFFIIHLAPGKPTDVLAELNPKITPEARARLEKFYGLDKPIYTQYVLWLKRIVKLDFGNSFSSDRRPVWDKIRQRLPVTLSINIISLLIIFIIALPTGIYSAIARYSLYDKVMTLIVFTGFAMPGFWLALLLMMFFGVHLGILPISGLKSVNYDFLTTSGKLADMGRHLIMPIFVSAFGGVASISRYMRSSMLEVIREDYMVTAKAKGLTDNRITYIHGARNALLPIVTILGLSVPGLIGGSVIFEQVFSIPGMGQLFYMAVMTRDYPLVMGVLTIGAVLTLLGNLLADTGYALVDPRIRK; this comes from the coding sequence ATGTTTAAATATTTATCAAAGAAAACTTTTGAGATATTGATTACTTTTTTAGGGATAACGGTAATCAGTTTTTTTATAATTCATTTGGCTCCAGGTAAGCCTACAGACGTGCTGGCCGAGCTAAACCCAAAGATTACGCCTGAGGCAAGGGCACGCCTTGAGAAATTTTATGGACTGGATAAACCAATCTATACTCAATATGTGCTTTGGCTTAAACGTATCGTAAAGCTTGACTTCGGTAACTCCTTTTCCTCAGATCGCCGCCCAGTGTGGGACAAAATCCGTCAGCGCCTTCCGGTTACACTTTCCATAAACATAATCTCACTTTTAATAATATTTATAATTGCGCTCCCTACGGGAATTTACTCCGCTATTGCCAGATATTCACTCTACGATAAGGTGATGACACTTATTGTGTTTACCGGGTTTGCAATGCCCGGGTTTTGGCTTGCGCTTTTGCTTATGATGTTTTTTGGAGTACATCTTGGAATTTTGCCAATATCCGGCCTAAAGTCTGTAAACTATGATTTTTTAACCACCTCAGGCAAGCTTGCCGATATGGGTAGGCATCTGATAATGCCCATATTTGTATCTGCCTTCGGAGGGGTTGCCTCTATCTCACGTTACATGAGAAGCTCCATGCTTGAGGTAATCAGGGAGGACTATATGGTAACGGCTAAGGCAAAGGGGTTAACCGACAATCGTATAACATACATTCATGGCGCACGGAATGCGCTTTTGCCGATAGTCACCATACTTGGACTATCAGTGCCCGGGCTTATTGGCGGTAGTGTTATATTTGAACAGGTGTTTTCAATTCCCGGAATGGGACAGCTATTTTACATGGCAGTAATGACCCGCGACTATCCGCTTGTCATGGGAGTGCTGACTATCGGCGCTGTGTTGACACTGCTTGGCAATCTGCTTGCAGACACTGGCTACGCTTTGGTTGATCCACGAATCAGAAAGTAA
- a CDS encoding sigma-54-dependent Fis family transcriptional regulator has translation MNILIAEDEDVSRKHLIYALEDEGYSARGVTNGLLALQEMEKRQYQVLITDIKMPGMDGLELFAIMREKYPEISVIIITGYGTVQTAVEAIKKGAEDYITKPFNMDDLLVKLSKIKERNSLKSEIEALKASAGLSGKIPFIYKSAGMRLVMDMIDKLKDSDCNVTITGATGSGKGQAAKLIHHLSVRAEKPFIGINCAVLTEELLASELFGHERGAFTGAVATKKGLIELSHDGTLFLDEIAEMPTNLQARLLKAIEDGEFYRVGGTKLIKVDVRFIAATNHNIKTLITTGKFREDLYYRLNVMEVNIPPLKERKDDIKPLATFFLHKYAAKYKKNITAISEKAMRTLMSYDFPGNVRELENIIERGVIIESTDAITAGSLPQGLSFFQIETLTPGKILTIEQLTKDYTQRVIEMYDGNKSLAADALGISRTSLWRLLKEDVTDV, from the coding sequence ATGAACATACTGATAGCAGAAGACGAGGATGTATCAAGGAAGCACCTTATCTATGCCTTAGAGGATGAGGGATACAGCGCACGAGGCGTAACAAACGGTCTTTTGGCATTACAAGAGATGGAGAAACGGCAATATCAAGTGCTCATAACGGATATAAAAATGCCGGGTATGGATGGTCTTGAACTCTTTGCTATCATGAGGGAAAAGTACCCGGAAATCAGTGTTATCATCATAACCGGCTATGGAACGGTTCAGACAGCGGTAGAGGCTATAAAAAAAGGCGCTGAGGATTATATCACAAAGCCCTTTAATATGGATGATCTCCTTGTCAAACTGTCAAAAATCAAAGAACGAAACTCACTCAAAAGCGAGATAGAGGCGCTGAAGGCATCGGCTGGATTAAGCGGCAAAATCCCATTTATTTATAAAAGCGCCGGAATGCGGCTGGTTATGGATATGATTGATAAACTAAAAGACTCCGACTGCAATGTGACAATTACGGGAGCAACCGGTTCAGGAAAAGGGCAGGCGGCAAAACTAATACATCACTTAAGCGTAAGAGCTGAAAAACCGTTTATAGGAATCAACTGTGCTGTGCTGACAGAAGAGCTTTTAGCAAGTGAGCTATTTGGTCACGAAAGGGGAGCATTCACTGGAGCAGTTGCGACAAAAAAAGGGCTGATAGAGCTTAGTCATGACGGCACGTTGTTTTTGGATGAGATAGCGGAGATGCCGACAAATCTGCAAGCGCGCCTTTTAAAAGCAATTGAGGACGGGGAGTTTTACAGGGTAGGAGGGACAAAGTTAATCAAGGTCGATGTGCGGTTTATTGCCGCAACAAATCATAACATCAAAACTCTTATAACAACGGGTAAATTTAGAGAAGACCTCTACTACCGGCTTAACGTAATGGAGGTCAATATCCCACCGCTTAAGGAGCGAAAAGATGACATTAAACCGCTTGCAACGTTTTTTCTTCATAAGTATGCCGCAAAATACAAAAAAAACATTACTGCTATAAGTGAGAAGGCGATGAGAACTCTGATGAGTTATGATTTCCCGGGAAACGTGCGGGAGCTTGAAAACATAATCGAGCGGGGAGTAATCATAGAGAGTACTGATGCTATAACTGCAGGGAGTCTTCCTCAGGGACTATCCTTTTTCCAGATAGAGACGCTGACTCCGGGTAAAATCCTTACCATAGAGCAGCTTACCAAAGACTACACGCAGCGAGTGATAGAAATGTATGATGGCAATAAATCCCTTGCGGCAGATGCCCTCGGGATTTCGCGCACCAGCCTGTGGAGACTGCTTAAAGAGGATGTTACGGATGTGTAG
- a CDS encoding HAMP domain-containing protein, translating to MSIKRKIILSFMVSFSLMLILVILAYSAFIKIMEDVRSLETTDRVRSKTLEMRRYEKNFLNGDDSAALRVQTFAADIKGIIRTGDFNTRTESSINDLCGNLDKYSAIFSDILSKSLEFQKINNKIIRKDSPHFALMPLINATYREHPIENIEVLKQTFSEESTREMITLLNDISYDVTVLRKLGDELISASKDLDRTARDRIERLIKVVQISGLIFLPISFALGLVLLLKITQKVVNRLKELETTMEKAAHGYFPSVHIRGSGDEVEHLKTTFNKMAEDLRHRQEQINSKDEQLHQSKQLAALGTLASGVAHELNNPLNNIHLAAQTLTRAVTKGAYPEIISDSVLDILSQTMRMKKIVSDLLEFVRSKKPQYEQFELYSLITDTYKRLNASADLSGIAFSVEGEGFISAGHQQLEQVFTNLFINAVDAMEGQGALKVNIATTDHEAIVKVSDTGKGMDPDDVERVFEPFFTKKGKGTGLGLFITYNIVKNYKGDITIESAPGTGTTFTITLPLRNTSEDGA from the coding sequence ATGTCCATAAAGAGAAAGATTATACTTAGTTTTATGGTAAGTTTTTCTCTTATGCTCATTCTTGTCATATTAGCCTACAGTGCTTTTATTAAAATCATGGAGGATGTCCGCTCTCTTGAGACCACAGACAGAGTACGCAGCAAAACCCTTGAAATGCGGAGATACGAAAAAAACTTTCTAAATGGCGACGACTCTGCAGCACTTAGGGTTCAGACCTTTGCAGCGGATATTAAGGGTATTATTCGGACAGGGGATTTTAATACAAGGACTGAGTCGTCTATAAATGACCTTTGTGGGAATTTAGATAAATATTCAGCCATATTTAGTGATATACTTAGCAAGTCACTGGAATTTCAAAAAATTAACAACAAGATAATCCGCAAGGACTCGCCGCATTTTGCCTTAATGCCGTTGATTAACGCCACATACCGTGAACATCCCATTGAAAACATAGAGGTGCTTAAACAAACGTTTTCAGAAGAGAGCACCCGCGAGATGATTACACTCCTCAATGATATATCTTATGACGTCACAGTGTTAAGAAAACTCGGGGATGAGCTAATCTCGGCATCTAAAGACCTCGACAGAACGGCAAGAGACAGGATAGAGCGTCTTATCAAAGTCGTACAGATAAGTGGTCTTATATTTTTACCTATATCGTTTGCTCTTGGACTTGTACTGCTTTTAAAAATTACCCAAAAGGTAGTTAACCGCCTGAAGGAGCTGGAAACAACGATGGAAAAAGCGGCACACGGGTATTTCCCGTCGGTTCACATAAGAGGAAGCGGAGATGAGGTTGAGCATCTTAAAACCACATTCAATAAAATGGCAGAGGACTTGAGGCATCGTCAGGAGCAGATTAACAGCAAGGATGAACAGCTGCACCAAAGTAAGCAGCTTGCCGCCCTTGGCACTCTTGCCTCAGGAGTGGCTCACGAGTTAAATAACCCGTTAAATAATATCCACCTTGCAGCACAAACCCTGACAAGAGCAGTTACCAAAGGCGCCTATCCTGAGATAATATCTGACTCAGTGCTGGATATCCTCTCCCAAACCATGCGTATGAAAAAAATCGTGAGTGATCTGTTGGAATTTGTCAGAAGTAAAAAGCCTCAGTATGAACAGTTTGAGCTTTATAGCCTCATCACTGACACCTACAAAAGACTCAACGCTTCGGCAGACCTTAGCGGCATAGCGTTTTCTGTAGAAGGAGAGGGATTTATAAGTGCTGGCCATCAACAGTTGGAGCAGGTGTTTACCAATTTGTTTATCAATGCGGTGGATGCAATGGAGGGTCAGGGCGCTCTTAAAGTAAACATCGCCACAACTGACCATGAGGCAATAGTGAAGGTCTCAGACACCGGTAAGGGAATGGACCCTGATGATGTAGAGCGTGTGTTTGAACCGTTTTTCACAAAAAAAGGCAAGGGCACAGGGCTTGGGCTTTTTATAACATATAACATAGTCAAAAACTACAAAGGGGATATAACCATAGAGAGCGCACCCGGCACCGGTACAACTTTCACAATAACATTGCCGCTTAGGAACACATCGGAGGATGGGGCATGA